In a single window of the Bacillus mycoides genome:
- a CDS encoding SulP family inorganic anion transporter — translation MFQTIKNEWFSNMRGDVLSGVVVALALIPEAIAFSVIAGVDPTVGLYAAFCIAVTISFVGGRPGMISAATGAMALLMVTLVKDHGLQYLFAVTIVTGIVQIIFGVFKLSSFMKFVPKSVMSGFLNSLGILVFTAQLPHFKNATWQMYALVALGLAIIYLFPRITTAVPSTLISIIIVTSIALMSGLQLKTVGDMGSLPKELPFFSIPDIPFTLETLAIILPYSVMLAVIGLLESLLTASVLDDMTHTESNKHKEARGQGIANVVAGFFGGMAGCAMIGQSVINIKSGGRGRLSTFVAGGFLIVLLFVLGDYVVHIPMAALVAVMIMVSIGTFDWNSVATIHKVPKGNAFVMIVTVVIVLITHNLGLGVIIGTIISAVLFAFNMAKIHVKHLYIENKKIYEIHGQLFFASTAEYINAFSYNEDVKEIEMNFTNAHVWDDSAVAAIDKVIMKYEQNGVKVRITGLNERSSKLVANLATYNKRIAS, via the coding sequence TTGTTTCAAACTATAAAAAATGAATGGTTCTCAAATATGAGAGGGGACGTGCTATCAGGGGTTGTTGTTGCTTTAGCATTAATTCCTGAAGCGATAGCTTTTTCTGTTATTGCAGGTGTAGATCCGACGGTTGGATTGTACGCGGCCTTTTGTATTGCGGTTACAATTTCGTTTGTCGGCGGAAGACCAGGGATGATCTCGGCGGCAACGGGTGCGATGGCATTATTAATGGTCACTCTTGTGAAGGATCACGGTTTGCAATATTTATTTGCTGTGACAATAGTAACAGGTATTGTTCAAATTATTTTTGGAGTGTTCAAGCTGAGCTCATTTATGAAGTTTGTTCCTAAATCCGTTATGAGTGGTTTTTTAAATTCACTTGGAATTTTAGTTTTTACAGCGCAATTGCCGCATTTTAAAAATGCAACTTGGCAAATGTATGCACTTGTCGCATTAGGACTTGCAATTATATATTTATTTCCACGTATTACGACGGCTGTTCCGTCTACACTTATTTCAATTATTATTGTGACAAGCATTGCACTTATGAGCGGATTACAGTTAAAAACAGTAGGGGATATGGGAAGCTTACCGAAAGAATTACCGTTCTTTAGTATTCCTGATATTCCATTTACACTTGAGACATTAGCAATTATTTTACCGTATTCAGTTATGCTAGCGGTTATAGGTTTACTAGAGTCATTATTAACGGCGTCGGTTTTAGACGATATGACACATACGGAAAGTAATAAGCATAAAGAGGCACGTGGACAAGGGATTGCGAACGTTGTTGCTGGTTTCTTCGGAGGAATGGCAGGATGTGCAATGATTGGACAATCTGTTATTAACATTAAATCAGGTGGTCGCGGGAGATTATCGACGTTTGTAGCCGGTGGTTTTTTAATCGTATTGCTATTTGTTTTAGGTGATTACGTTGTTCATATTCCGATGGCAGCTTTAGTTGCAGTTATGATTATGGTTTCGATTGGGACGTTTGATTGGAACTCTGTAGCGACGATTCATAAAGTACCAAAAGGAAACGCATTTGTTATGATCGTAACAGTTGTGATTGTCCTAATTACACATAATTTAGGATTAGGTGTAATTATCGGAACGATAATTAGTGCAGTTTTATTTGCATTCAATATGGCAAAGATTCACGTGAAACATTTGTATATTGAAAATAAGAAAATATACGAAATTCACGGCCAACTATTCTTCGCATCTACGGCAGAGTATATAAATGCTTTTTCATACAATGAAGATGTGAAAGAAATTGAGATGAACTTTACTAACGCACACGTATGGGATGATTCAGCAGTAGCGGCAATTGATAAAGTTATAATGAAGTATGAACAGAACGGTGTGAAAGTAAGGATCACAGGGTTAAATGAACGTAGCTCGAAGCTCGTTGCGAATTTAGCTACTTATAATAAGAGAATTGCTAGTTAG
- a CDS encoding cell wall-binding repeat-containing protein gives MKKMIRILGITIIAAVGLAACGQTSTDHKNHESTEEKKTEQKEMKMNQEVTAPKEMNQGASNDLLTTSLKSVTRLNTNDPLQMAVLTSQTIWPATHKENQPGAIILVPVSEWQLGIASADLIHHPNNGPILFIEKEKVPEMTLKEIKRLNPLGTKDGTQIMVMGDIGASSLEQLKEYKVKQIKETDPAKFAKDVDKEYADITGNYPNSVIIGSSEEEGRLYTTPAVNWISHMPEPLLYTEKNKVPEATIEALKTRKDKANIYVLGPEKIVSKEVEKELSKYGKVTRISGETPTENSVAFAKFKDEKTKFGWGFTKPGHGLSFVSSKTPDLAIAGAPFSHMGKHAPVVLLEEGKASQPVYDFLATIQPKFKDDPTLGPYNHGFLLGSSSDVSFETQGILDERLEIVQESGQGHGGH, from the coding sequence GTGAAAAAGATGATCCGAATTTTGGGGATAACAATAATTGCAGCAGTCGGTCTTGCGGCATGCGGACAAACGAGTACAGATCATAAAAATCATGAATCTACAGAAGAGAAGAAAACAGAGCAAAAGGAAATGAAAATGAATCAGGAGGTAACTGCGCCGAAAGAAATGAATCAAGGTGCATCGAATGATTTATTAACGACAAGTTTAAAAAGTGTAACGAGATTAAATACAAATGATCCTCTGCAAATGGCAGTATTAACTTCGCAAACGATATGGCCAGCAACGCATAAAGAGAATCAGCCAGGCGCTATTATTTTAGTGCCAGTAAGCGAGTGGCAATTAGGTATTGCAAGTGCGGATCTTATTCATCACCCGAATAACGGACCGATTTTATTTATAGAAAAAGAAAAGGTACCCGAAATGACGTTAAAAGAAATAAAACGATTAAATCCGCTCGGAACGAAAGATGGAACGCAAATTATGGTGATGGGGGATATAGGGGCATCTAGCCTAGAGCAATTAAAAGAATATAAAGTAAAGCAAATAAAAGAAACGGACCCAGCTAAATTTGCTAAAGATGTTGATAAAGAATATGCCGATATAACAGGAAATTATCCAAATAGCGTTATTATCGGTTCGTCTGAAGAAGAAGGACGTTTATATACAACACCAGCTGTAAATTGGATTTCTCATATGCCAGAACCTCTTCTATATACTGAAAAAAATAAAGTGCCAGAAGCGACAATAGAGGCATTAAAGACGAGAAAAGATAAAGCGAATATATATGTGTTAGGACCAGAAAAAATCGTTTCGAAAGAAGTAGAAAAAGAGTTAAGTAAATATGGGAAAGTAACGCGTATTAGTGGGGAGACTCCAACAGAAAATTCGGTTGCATTTGCGAAATTTAAAGATGAAAAAACGAAATTTGGCTGGGGATTCACAAAACCAGGTCACGGTTTGTCATTTGTTTCAAGCAAAACACCAGACTTAGCAATTGCGGGAGCACCGTTTTCACATATGGGTAAACATGCCCCTGTTGTTTTGCTTGAGGAAGGAAAAGCTTCACAACCAGTTTATGACTTCCTTGCTACTATTCAGCCGAAGTTTAAAGATGATCCAACACTTGGACCATATAACCATGGTTTCCTATTAGGAAGTAGTAGTGATGTTTCATTTGAAACACAAGGTATATTGGATGAGAGGTTAGAAATTGTTCAGGAAAGTGGTCAAGGTCACGGTGGACATTAA
- a CDS encoding response regulator transcription factor, which yields MIDILLVDDEPRMLELLTLYLTPIGYNCVCAVSGEEAISHIENRNFKFVLLDIMMPKMDGWETCKRIRSFSNVPIIMVTARDQTVDVVQGLKLGADDYVTKPFHEEELFARIEAVLRRTNQHAQIQYHGILWDEAKHFISVHNEELLLTPIEFSLLGLFLRHVNYVLSRDQLIERIWGLNTNTEDRTVDSHIRNLRDKLRKVNFPIDHHLKTVYGVGYRWIDIEN from the coding sequence ATGATCGATATACTACTCGTAGATGATGAACCGAGAATGCTTGAATTATTAACGCTTTATCTTACTCCAATCGGATATAACTGCGTATGTGCAGTATCCGGAGAAGAAGCTATTTCACATATAGAAAATCGAAACTTCAAATTTGTTTTACTCGATATTATGATGCCAAAGATGGATGGGTGGGAAACTTGCAAAAGAATTCGATCATTTAGTAACGTTCCTATCATTATGGTAACTGCTCGTGATCAAACGGTAGATGTCGTTCAAGGGTTAAAACTTGGAGCAGATGATTACGTGACGAAACCATTCCACGAAGAGGAGCTCTTCGCAAGAATTGAAGCTGTTTTACGCCGAACCAATCAACATGCACAAATCCAATATCACGGCATTTTATGGGATGAGGCCAAGCATTTCATTTCTGTCCATAATGAAGAACTTCTTCTCACCCCAATCGAATTCTCTTTACTCGGATTATTTTTACGTCATGTGAACTACGTATTAAGCCGTGATCAGCTCATTGAACGAATTTGGGGATTAAATACAAATACAGAAGATAGAACAGTCGATTCACATATTCGTAATTTACGTGATAAATTACGAAAAGTAAATTTCCCCATTGATCACCATTTAAAAACTGTTTACGGAGTAGGATATCGATGGATTGATATTGAAAACTAA
- a CDS encoding sensor histidine kinase: MKRISIQLGFYFLIVTLLIESVLFVLLYYSLVNNRVNEEMTALLKRGNSHRDVLEKYFDRQTISHVALMESEAETTVIITNANKEILAKSNEINTTIKKHIEGMQTRTDHDGAIIENHWKTSNYICTVSPIVVAGKTEGYVYMFLGTESIEEMVNGLTRQFIIAGVITFLLTAITIFLLSRLLTKPLLHMKQATEKMSKGDLSVSLTTTRNDEIGELAQSIQTLANDLHYMKTERSEFLASVAHELRTPLTYVRGYADIASKENTPPEQRLRYLSIIKDESDYITNLVQDLFSLAQMEKHNFFIQVQEVHLHTFLTRITEKINVMYGEKQIKVVFTCPSSLLVKLDEQRFEQVMANILNNAYRHSKEHSHINISVTEEHKRISITIEDEGEGIPPEDLPHIFDRFYRVDKARSRATGGTGLGLSIVKEIVELHGGNITVTSEIDHGSCFTISLPSI; the protein is encoded by the coding sequence ATGAAGCGAATTTCTATTCAACTCGGATTTTATTTTCTAATTGTTACACTTTTAATCGAAAGTGTTCTATTTGTCTTGCTCTATTATAGCCTTGTAAACAATAGAGTGAATGAAGAAATGACTGCTTTATTAAAGCGTGGAAATAGTCACCGAGATGTCCTTGAAAAATATTTTGACAGGCAAACAATCTCCCATGTTGCTTTAATGGAATCCGAAGCTGAAACAACTGTTATTATTACAAATGCAAATAAGGAAATACTAGCTAAATCCAATGAAATAAATACTACTATAAAAAAACATATTGAAGGAATGCAAACACGAACAGATCATGATGGAGCAATTATAGAGAATCATTGGAAAACATCTAATTATATATGTACAGTTAGCCCAATTGTAGTGGCAGGAAAAACGGAAGGCTATGTATATATGTTTCTCGGGACGGAATCAATCGAAGAAATGGTTAACGGGCTCACACGGCAATTCATTATCGCTGGAGTCATTACTTTCCTATTAACAGCCATCACCATTTTTCTATTATCACGTTTGTTAACAAAACCATTGTTACACATGAAACAAGCGACTGAAAAAATGAGTAAGGGCGATTTATCCGTTTCATTAACAACTACTCGAAATGACGAAATTGGTGAACTAGCACAATCTATCCAAACTCTCGCAAATGATTTACATTATATGAAAACGGAGCGAAGTGAATTTCTAGCAAGTGTTGCTCACGAATTACGAACACCATTAACGTACGTAAGAGGTTATGCTGACATTGCATCAAAAGAAAACACACCCCCAGAGCAACGTTTACGATACTTATCCATTATAAAAGACGAGTCTGATTATATTACAAACTTAGTCCAAGATTTATTTTCACTCGCTCAAATGGAAAAGCATAACTTTTTCATTCAAGTACAGGAAGTGCATTTACACACCTTCCTTACTCGCATCACTGAAAAAATAAATGTGATGTACGGAGAAAAACAAATTAAAGTTGTTTTCACATGTCCTTCCTCACTCTTAGTAAAGCTAGATGAGCAACGCTTTGAACAAGTTATGGCTAACATTTTAAATAACGCGTATAGACATTCAAAAGAACATTCTCATATAAATATTTCTGTTACAGAAGAACATAAACGTATTTCCATTACAATTGAAGATGAAGGCGAAGGTATTCCGCCTGAAGACCTCCCTCACATTTTCGATCGCTTTTACCGTGTTGATAAAGCGCGCTCTAGAGCTACAGGAGGCACTGGTTTAGGGCTCTCCATCGTAAAAGAAATCGTAGAACTACACGGCGGGAATATTACTGTCACAAGTGAAATTGATCACGGATCTTGCTTTACAATTTCATTGCCATCTATATAG